The uncultured Desulfobulbus sp. genome window below encodes:
- a CDS encoding PGPGW domain-containing protein — MLEILGLFSLCTFVLSILAVPWIIGRLPVDYFVSNWQRSTQQPRQHLGMGLLRLVLRNIVGVLLLLAGFVMLFLPGQGILTMIIGLCLIDFPGKRQLLQGIVSRVTVQQGLNWVRRKKGKAAFEFF; from the coding sequence ATGCTGGAGATACTAGGGCTTTTTTCCCTGTGCACCTTTGTTTTGAGTATACTCGCTGTTCCCTGGATAATTGGTCGTTTGCCTGTTGATTATTTTGTATCCAATTGGCAGCGCTCTACACAGCAACCTCGGCAGCATTTAGGGATGGGGCTTTTGAGGCTCGTCTTGCGAAATATTGTAGGAGTACTTCTACTATTGGCCGGATTTGTCATGCTCTTTTTGCCAGGACAAGGGATTTTGACGATGATAATAGGTCTTTGCCTTATAGATTTTCCGGGGAAGAGACAACTGCTGCAAGGTATTGTCAGTCGAGTGACTGTTCAACAGGGGTTGAATTGGGTGAGACGGAAAAAAGGGAAGGCAGCGTTTGAATTTTTCTGA
- a CDS encoding nitroreductase family protein → MISELVCKTRTVRRFQEEKSIASEVIHRLIDLARFGGSARNAQSLKYMVITDTSERDELFPLLAWAGYLPHWAGPEAGERPSAYIICLLDNTLQKGPETEAHFDLGIATQNMLLGAAEAGIYGCRIGAFSREKIKDRLSLPERYTPLLVVALGYPAEEVVIEEIGEDGDVRYWHDEHGVHHVPKRRLEVILLERSQFSNK, encoded by the coding sequence ATGATAAGCGAGCTTGTATGTAAGACTCGAACCGTGCGTCGGTTTCAGGAAGAAAAAAGTATTGCCTCAGAGGTGATCCACAGGCTTATTGATCTGGCGCGCTTTGGAGGTTCAGCCCGCAACGCCCAATCACTTAAGTATATGGTGATAACGGATACATCGGAGCGGGATGAGCTCTTTCCTCTACTTGCCTGGGCGGGCTACCTGCCTCACTGGGCAGGTCCTGAAGCTGGCGAGCGCCCTTCAGCCTATATCATTTGTCTGTTGGATAACACGCTGCAAAAAGGCCCGGAAACTGAAGCCCATTTTGATCTTGGAATTGCCACCCAGAATATGCTTCTTGGGGCAGCTGAGGCGGGGATCTATGGTTGCCGAATTGGCGCCTTTTCTCGAGAAAAGATCAAGGATCGATTGAGCCTGCCTGAGCGGTATACTCCCCTTCTCGTTGTGGCGCTGGGCTATCCGGCTGAGGAGGTGGTGATCGAGGAAATCGGTGAAGACGGAGATGTCCGCTACTGGCACGATGAACATGGTGTGCATCATGTGCCCAAGCGTAGGCTGGAGGTGATTTTGCTGGAGAGGTCTCAGTTTTCGAACAAATAA
- the cdaA gene encoding diadenylate cyclase CdaA: MFDALQSIRMLDIFDILIVSFIIYRIILLIRGTRAVQMLVGIALIIIIYFFSGKFELQTLHWLLKNFLGSILVVIVILFQTDIRRALTQMGRSPFHAPGKVGDREVEELIRAASFMARRRIGALLVIERDNGLRDYLDSGHRLDALLKAELLMAIFLSASPMHDGAVIISKGKIHSAGCLLPLSRNPAINKRYGTRHRAALGLSEESDAVIIVVSEETQEISLVQEGEITSYHDEKYLTNALNALFAHPMKQSLLTRLLGRRG, from the coding sequence ATGTTTGATGCACTCCAATCCATACGCATGCTGGATATTTTTGATATCCTCATCGTTTCATTTATCATTTACCGGATCATCCTCCTCATCCGCGGCACTCGGGCCGTGCAGATGCTGGTTGGCATCGCGCTTATAATTATCATCTATTTCTTTTCGGGCAAGTTTGAACTGCAGACGCTTCACTGGCTATTAAAAAACTTTCTTGGCTCTATTCTGGTTGTCATTGTTATTCTTTTCCAGACAGACATTCGCCGGGCCCTCACCCAGATGGGAAGAAGCCCTTTTCATGCTCCCGGCAAGGTGGGCGATCGAGAAGTTGAGGAGCTCATTCGTGCCGCCAGCTTCATGGCCAGACGACGCATTGGCGCCCTACTGGTGATAGAACGGGATAACGGTCTACGCGACTACCTCGATAGCGGTCACAGACTCGATGCTCTCCTGAAAGCAGAACTCCTGATGGCCATCTTCCTCTCGGCTTCCCCCATGCATGATGGAGCGGTTATTATCAGCAAAGGGAAAATTCATTCCGCTGGCTGTCTGCTGCCACTTTCTCGTAACCCTGCCATCAATAAACGGTACGGCACGCGCCACCGTGCAGCCCTTGGCCTCTCAGAGGAAAGCGATGCGGTGATCATTGTCGTCTCCGAGGAAACCCAAGAAATCTCACTGGTACAAGAAGGCGAAATCACCAGTTATCATGATGAAAAATATTTAACCAATGCCCTCAACGCACTTTTTGCCCATCCGATGAAGCAATCTCTACTGACACGACTTTTGGGCAGGAGAGGTTAA
- a CDS encoding CdaR family protein, translated as MPDIRTLSRDWLLKLLALIIGASLWYFVVGEDRVDLIVTMPLEIRNLPTDLVIANQYKKDIELAISGPRRLIQEMRQQNISLPIDLSLAKPGAMVIQNEAESIPLPQGISVQRVQPATITLLIDQLIQKKFTIEPVTTGHVSEDFNLESLRLTPPAITVTGPKSTLDKEQGLRTFPIDLSGLDHTSTLQVHLDLNESLVNLIGETVIEVNVALQEKLIRQTIKKVMIKKPSNVEFNMSPTHVTVEADIPKQVVQDTPELALLLRATIAPVKDGATEAEVLVHAINLPGHAPIIIHSVSPEKIKIKK; from the coding sequence ATGCCTGATATCAGAACACTCTCCCGCGACTGGTTACTCAAACTGCTCGCGCTTATTATTGGCGCCAGTCTCTGGTATTTTGTGGTGGGAGAAGACCGGGTCGACCTCATCGTCACCATGCCCCTTGAGATCCGCAACCTGCCCACTGACCTGGTGATTGCCAACCAGTACAAAAAAGACATCGAACTGGCTATTAGTGGCCCCAGGCGCCTGATTCAGGAAATGCGCCAGCAAAATATTTCTCTGCCCATTGATCTCAGCCTGGCCAAACCTGGGGCCATGGTCATTCAGAATGAAGCCGAGTCTATTCCCCTGCCCCAGGGCATCAGTGTACAGCGCGTGCAACCCGCCACCATCACCTTGCTCATCGACCAGCTCATCCAGAAAAAATTTACCATTGAACCGGTCACCACCGGGCATGTCTCTGAAGATTTCAATTTAGAAAGTCTCCGCCTCACCCCCCCGGCGATCACCGTAACCGGCCCTAAAAGCACCCTGGATAAAGAACAGGGGTTACGTACCTTTCCCATCGATCTCTCGGGGCTGGATCACACATCTACCCTCCAGGTGCATCTTGATCTCAACGAATCATTAGTTAATCTCATCGGCGAAACCGTGATTGAAGTCAACGTCGCCCTCCAGGAAAAACTGATCCGCCAGACCATCAAAAAAGTAATGATTAAAAAACCCAGCAACGTGGAATTCAACATGAGCCCTACTCATGTAACCGTAGAGGCCGACATTCCCAAACAGGTGGTTCAGGATACCCCAGAGCTTGCCCTGCTTTTACGGGCAACAATTGCACCCGTTAAAGATGGGGCCACCGAGGCTGAGGTCCTTGTACATGCCATCAACCTACCTGGTCACGCCCCCATCATCATTCACAGCGTTAGCCCGGAAAAAATAAAAATTAAAAAGTAA
- the glmM gene encoding phosphoglucosamine mutase, with the protein MKKLFGTDGVRGVANIYPMTSEIAMQIGRAIAFIVKNQVKGNTIIIGKDTRLSGYMIENALAAGICSMGVNVQLVGPLPTPGIAFITTSMRADAGVVISASHNPFQDNGIKIFSADGYKLPDQQEADIEDLIFSQKMAALRPVADEIGKASRIEDATGRYIVYLKNTFPKNYVLDDFHIVLDCAHGATYRVAPHVFAELGAKVTVIGAEPDGKNINHECGALHPEVMAEKVKQLGADIGLALDGDGDRLIVCDEQGTIVDGDHIMAICASELMARRKLKKKTLVATVMSNMGLEQAMQAMGGQMIRTQVGDRYVVEAMRNKGYNFGGEQSGHLVFLDHNTTGDGILAGLQLLAIMIKRKKPLSELATIMTTFPQVLKNVRMASKIEPALIPGFEEALAKAEKSLGSRGRILVRPSGTEPVIRVMTEGEDEQEITTIANDLCEVIRKVDRG; encoded by the coding sequence ATGAAAAAACTCTTTGGAACCGACGGTGTACGCGGGGTCGCCAATATTTACCCCATGACCTCAGAGATCGCGATGCAGATTGGCCGCGCCATCGCTTTTATCGTTAAAAATCAGGTAAAGGGCAACACCATCATCATTGGTAAAGACACGCGCCTATCGGGATACATGATCGAAAACGCTCTGGCGGCCGGTATTTGCTCCATGGGGGTCAATGTCCAGCTTGTCGGGCCCCTGCCAACACCGGGCATTGCCTTTATCACCACCTCCATGCGAGCTGATGCCGGGGTTGTTATCTCCGCTTCACACAACCCTTTTCAGGACAACGGAATCAAAATATTCTCTGCAGATGGATACAAACTTCCTGACCAGCAGGAAGCGGATATTGAAGACCTGATCTTTTCGCAAAAGATGGCGGCCCTGCGACCGGTGGCCGATGAGATCGGTAAGGCATCCCGTATTGAGGATGCCACAGGCCGCTATATTGTTTACCTCAAGAACACCTTCCCTAAAAACTATGTGCTCGATGACTTTCATATCGTGCTCGATTGCGCCCACGGAGCCACATACCGGGTTGCACCCCACGTCTTTGCCGAATTGGGAGCAAAAGTAACGGTGATAGGTGCCGAACCCGACGGGAAAAATATCAATCATGAGTGTGGAGCACTCCACCCTGAGGTGATGGCAGAAAAGGTCAAACAGCTGGGGGCCGATATCGGCCTTGCCCTGGATGGCGATGGCGACCGCTTAATTGTCTGCGACGAACAGGGCACAATCGTGGATGGTGATCATATCATGGCTATCTGCGCCAGCGAACTCATGGCTCGGCGCAAACTGAAGAAAAAAACCCTGGTGGCCACGGTCATGTCCAATATGGGGCTTGAGCAGGCCATGCAGGCCATGGGCGGGCAGATGATTCGTACCCAGGTGGGAGATCGCTATGTGGTCGAGGCCATGCGAAACAAGGGGTATAATTTTGGAGGCGAGCAGTCTGGCCATCTGGTCTTTCTTGACCACAACACCACGGGAGATGGTATTCTTGCGGGGTTACAACTCCTTGCCATCATGATCAAGCGTAAGAAGCCCCTCTCAGAGCTGGCCACCATCATGACCACCTTTCCCCAGGTGCTCAAAAATGTGCGCATGGCCAGCAAGATTGAACCAGCACTGATTCCAGGATTTGAAGAAGCGCTGGCAAAGGCTGAGAAGTCGCTGGGATCGCGTGGCCGCATTCTGGTCCGCCCCTCTGGAACCGAACCGGTGATTCGAGTGATGACTGAGGGGGAAGATGAGCAAGAGATCACCACCATTGCCAACGATCTCTGCGAGGTGATACGTAAGGTCGATCGGGGATGA
- a CDS encoding pyridoxal phosphate-dependent aminotransferase, with protein MSGVAKKMQTFAKNSSWIRKMFEEGARMKAEFGAENVFDFSIGNPDVPPPAKFYTVLRELAQDEQPGIHGYMPNAGYPKTREALAKRLGGEQGVTFDINDILMTCGAAGGLNVIFKALLNPGDEVMILAPYFVEYNFYIDNHGGVPKVVNTDENFNLDLGAIEAGLSEKTKVVLINNPNNPTGQVYPAEALQALGKLLDQAGEKFGTSIYMVSDEPYRNIVFDDTVVPPLMNTTKNAIIASSYSKELSLPGERIGYLAVHPEMPEKNEVLGALTLANRILGFVNAPALMQRAVAQLQDVSADNAIYARRLEVFCKVLDEAGMSYVRPKGAFYLFPKTPIDDVEFCKILADNKILAVPGRGFGMAGYIRLAFCVDEKVIAASAEAFKKAMAQATGK; from the coding sequence ATGAGCGGTGTAGCTAAGAAGATGCAGACATTTGCGAAAAATTCCTCCTGGATTCGTAAAATGTTTGAGGAAGGCGCGAGAATGAAGGCAGAATTCGGCGCAGAGAATGTCTTTGATTTCAGCATCGGTAATCCTGATGTGCCTCCGCCTGCCAAGTTTTATACTGTTTTGCGGGAGTTAGCCCAGGACGAGCAACCGGGCATTCATGGCTATATGCCCAATGCAGGCTATCCTAAAACCCGTGAAGCTTTGGCAAAACGTCTGGGGGGCGAGCAGGGGGTAACCTTTGATATCAACGATATCCTCATGACCTGTGGCGCAGCTGGTGGCCTGAACGTCATTTTCAAGGCGCTGCTCAACCCCGGCGATGAGGTCATGATTCTCGCACCGTATTTTGTCGAGTATAATTTTTATATCGATAACCATGGTGGTGTGCCCAAGGTCGTTAACACGGATGAGAACTTTAACCTGGACCTGGGGGCTATTGAGGCGGGATTGAGTGAAAAGACCAAGGTGGTGTTGATCAATAACCCCAACAATCCCACCGGGCAGGTCTATCCCGCAGAAGCGCTCCAGGCTCTTGGAAAGTTGCTGGACCAGGCGGGGGAAAAATTCGGTACCTCCATCTACATGGTCTCCGATGAGCCCTACCGCAATATCGTCTTTGATGACACGGTGGTACCACCGCTGATGAATACCACGAAAAATGCGATCATCGCCTCCTCTTATTCAAAAGAGTTGTCCCTGCCGGGTGAGCGTATCGGTTATCTGGCTGTCCATCCCGAGATGCCAGAGAAAAACGAGGTGCTCGGCGCTTTGACGCTTGCGAACCGTATTCTCGGCTTTGTTAACGCTCCAGCCCTGATGCAACGGGCCGTGGCCCAGCTGCAGGATGTATCGGCCGACAACGCTATCTACGCCCGGAGGCTGGAGGTGTTTTGCAAGGTGCTGGACGAGGCAGGGATGAGCTATGTGCGTCCCAAGGGGGCTTTTTACCTCTTTCCGAAGACACCCATTGATGATGTTGAATTTTGCAAGATCCTGGCAGACAACAAGATTCTGGCTGTACCAGGTCGTGGTTTTGGTATGGCCGGATACATTCGCCTGGCCTTCTGTGTCGATGAGAAGGTGATCGCCGCCTCAGCTGAGGCCTTTAAAAAAGCGATGGCTCAGGCGACCGGGAAGTAA
- a CDS encoding DnaJ domain-containing protein, translated as MEYRQHNQPGCGGCLLLLALFALLTGGAQGLLNLFGFLIYSGFAGILVLIAAFWGFSYYVRRKVSTYEASQSESHNRFVYLLVNILVKIAQADGHFTRAELNAILNFFQYNLRYNQDQMYWVKQLTKEARDNTTELRQLLDEFRTSFAYEPRLILLELIYQIIYTKQPPPENELRMAREIAQLLQISAYDQRTIESKYRYGQRQQAANTAGQEEQYYAVLGLEPGADFAAIKKAYRKLSMQYHPDKVGHLGEEFKKVAEEKMKEINVAYGYFEKKMNS; from the coding sequence ATGGAATACAGACAACATAATCAACCCGGCTGTGGAGGCTGTCTGCTTCTGCTGGCCCTCTTTGCCTTATTGACTGGCGGTGCCCAGGGGCTGCTCAATCTCTTTGGTTTTCTTATTTATTCGGGCTTTGCTGGCATTCTTGTACTCATCGCCGCCTTCTGGGGATTCTCCTATTATGTCCGGCGTAAGGTCTCTACCTACGAGGCCTCTCAGAGCGAAAGCCATAATCGTTTCGTCTATCTTTTGGTCAATATTCTGGTGAAGATTGCCCAGGCAGATGGACATTTCACCCGTGCAGAGCTCAATGCCATTCTTAATTTTTTTCAGTACAACCTGCGCTACAATCAGGATCAAATGTACTGGGTCAAGCAGCTGACCAAGGAAGCTCGAGATAATACCACGGAGCTGCGTCAGCTTTTGGATGAGTTCCGAACGAGCTTTGCCTATGAGCCACGCTTAATCCTGCTTGAGCTGATTTATCAGATCATCTATACCAAGCAGCCCCCGCCCGAAAACGAACTGCGCATGGCCCGTGAGATTGCCCAGTTACTCCAGATATCGGCTTATGACCAGCGCACTATCGAATCAAAGTATCGCTATGGGCAGCGTCAGCAGGCAGCAAATACAGCCGGCCAGGAAGAGCAGTACTACGCTGTGCTCGGATTGGAGCCAGGGGCTGATTTTGCCGCGATTAAAAAGGCTTATCGCAAGCTTTCCATGCAGTATCATCCGGATAAGGTTGGCCATCTGGGCGAAGAGTTTAAAAAGGTAGCGGAAGAAAAAATGAAGGAAATCAACGTAGCCTATGGCTATTTTGAGAAAAAGATGAATTCGTAG
- the ftsY gene encoding signal recognition particle-docking protein FtsY yields MLGWFKKTFGKNQPQEEAAPLESLGVDEGEEKELSVDRDPVAEQVRESSGAEPLDATAQEQPVVQEAEATEEDTNPLLQVSPQQAFSFTDEGEIQDAAPEPEPEPEPEPEPEPEPIESAVEREQASSPESLPEEVVAESAAERYPSTEELTPEENVQDSGAEGKEEQSPLAEIEAAVDQAQETKGGAPLVLRDETGGEREIVPASPLAEKTQAKPVAKSMFSRLRDRLGKTRDAFVYRIDSLFLGKKEIDQDLFDQLEEILITADLGVGTTLDLIDRARKKVKRDQLSDPQALKSIIRDEILTYIKASEQPAELVMPEDGPFVIMVVGVNGVGKTTTIGKVAAKFARSGQSVLLVAGDTFRAAAINQLRIWGERVGTEVIAQKPGADPSSVVYDGMEYGAAHNYDVVIVDTAGRLHTSINLMEELKKIKRVIGKKIEGAPHEIMLVLDATTGQNGIAQAKMFHEAVGVSGLALTKLDGTAKGGIVANVCQELGIPVRFIGIGEQIDDLRDFEAREFVDALFAEQDH; encoded by the coding sequence ATGCTGGGCTGGTTTAAGAAAACATTCGGAAAAAATCAGCCCCAAGAGGAAGCGGCTCCTCTTGAGTCCCTTGGAGTCGATGAGGGGGAGGAGAAGGAACTTTCTGTTGATAGAGATCCCGTTGCGGAGCAAGTCAGAGAATCCTCTGGAGCCGAACCACTTGATGCAACGGCTCAGGAGCAACCTGTAGTTCAAGAAGCTGAGGCAACTGAAGAGGATACAAATCCACTGTTGCAGGTTTCTCCCCAACAGGCATTTTCCTTTACAGACGAGGGCGAGATACAAGATGCCGCTCCAGAGCCAGAGCCAGAGCCAGAGCCAGAGCCAGAGCCAGAGCCAGAGCCAATTGAGTCTGCTGTTGAAAGAGAGCAGGCAAGCTCTCCAGAGTCTCTACCAGAAGAAGTTGTGGCAGAATCGGCCGCTGAACGTTATCCCTCTACAGAGGAATTGACTCCTGAGGAAAATGTTCAGGACTCTGGAGCCGAAGGAAAAGAGGAGCAGAGTCCTTTAGCCGAGATTGAGGCGGCCGTCGACCAGGCACAAGAGACGAAAGGGGGAGCTCCTCTGGTACTTCGCGATGAAACCGGTGGAGAACGAGAGATTGTACCGGCGAGTCCGCTTGCGGAGAAGACTCAGGCTAAACCGGTTGCCAAGTCGATGTTTTCTCGGCTGCGTGATCGCTTGGGCAAGACCCGTGATGCCTTTGTTTATCGTATTGACAGTCTCTTTCTGGGCAAAAAAGAGATCGATCAGGACCTTTTTGATCAGCTGGAAGAAATTCTCATTACCGCCGATCTCGGTGTCGGCACCACGCTGGATTTAATAGATAGAGCTCGAAAAAAGGTCAAACGGGACCAGCTCAGCGACCCCCAGGCGCTGAAAAGTATCATTCGTGATGAAATTCTCACCTATATCAAGGCCTCTGAGCAACCTGCAGAGCTGGTTATGCCAGAAGATGGGCCGTTTGTCATTATGGTGGTGGGGGTCAACGGGGTCGGGAAAACAACAACGATTGGTAAGGTTGCAGCCAAATTTGCCCGTTCGGGACAATCGGTGCTGCTGGTTGCCGGTGATACCTTTCGTGCAGCAGCCATCAATCAGCTCCGTATCTGGGGAGAGCGTGTGGGGACTGAGGTTATAGCTCAAAAGCCCGGTGCTGATCCCTCATCCGTTGTGTATGATGGTATGGAATACGGTGCCGCCCATAACTACGATGTGGTGATTGTTGATACTGCAGGGCGACTGCATACCAGTATTAACTTGATGGAAGAACTCAAAAAAATCAAACGGGTCATCGGTAAAAAAATAGAAGGGGCCCCCCATGAGATCATGTTGGTCCTGGATGCAACCACCGGGCAGAATGGCATTGCCCAGGCAAAAATGTTTCATGAGGCCGTCGGTGTTAGTGGTTTAGCCCTGACCAAGCTTGACGGAACCGCCAAGGGTGGTATTGTGGCCAACGTCTGCCAAGAGCTCGGCATTCCGGTTCGTTTTATTGGTATCGGCGAACAGATTGACGATTTGCGAGATTTTGAGGCACGGGAATTCGTTGATGCGCTCTTTGCCGAGCAGGATCACTGA